The genomic stretch AAGGTTTGGAGATAGCGGAATCAACTTTGAGGAAGAAATCTTTCAGGCTACAAAGAAAATGACGGAATGGAAGCCGTTTAGGGACGCATTATTTTATCCCTGGAGGAAGCAGGCAGACAGGCGGATCGTGCTGTCAGAAAATGAAATATATATATGCAGCGGTAATAAATGGGCCTTCAGCAAGGTCATAACTTCTGAAAGTGGTCGTCAGCTGATTGGCTATATAATAAAGCAGATGGAAGTTGCTTTAAGGAAAGCTACAAATTATAAGTTTAAGCTGACAGCAAATATCAATACGGTAGCACATGAAGCCCTTACCAAATTAAAGGAAGCTGATTTATCCCTTGAAATAATGGTAAACAGTGCAGTGGAGGAATTCTATAAAGAAGAAACGAAGACAGTGGTAATAGTAGATAAGGCTGCATTGTTAAGAATCAAACAGGAAGCTCTTCTCACACAGGAAAAATTAATTGTGCCGGAGCAGCAAAAGGAAATCATTCCCGTAATCCCTGCTCCAAAACAGCTTAGTTTATTTGATATTGTTAGGGAGGACAAGCCTTCTATACCACCGTCTGATACCGAACCGGTGCACATAGATAGTCCTTGGGAGAGTTTAAAGAAGCATTTGTCCGATGTTGAAATAAAGGCATTGTCTGTAGTGCTTCAGGGTGAGACAGAGTTAAAGAAATATGCGGATGAGTGTGGAATCATGCTGGAGGTTCTTGCGGATGGAATCAATGAGAAAGCCATAGATTTCATTGGTGATAACCTTTTAGACGATGAATTCGCTTTATACGATGACTATAAAGAACAAGTAAAGGAATTGGTGGGATGAGTATGGCAAGTCAGGTACCGAACAGAATAGCAAACATATTAATAAACGCCTTAAAGGGCGGAGTTGTGCCAAGAGTAGGCCTTGAATATATCACAGTGGGCAGGACCCAGGAGATTGCTGCTATTCTGCATGATATTGAAATGATTGAGGAGGGCAGTGCGTCTTTCCGTTTCATTGTTGGCAAATACGGCAGCGGTAAGAGCTTTCTGCTTCAGACAATAAGAAATTACGCCACAGCAAAGGGTTTTGTGGTTGTGGATGCAGATCTTTCGCCGGAACGCAGGTTTGCCGGCACGAAAGGCCAGGGTTTGGCTACCTATAAAGAGTTGATTCAGAATCTTTCTACCAAATCAAAACCGGATGGAGGTGCCCTTCCTCTGATACTTGAAAAATGGATTTCTGGTATTCAGGCAAATGTGAAGGCACAGTCTTCTGTCAGTGAAGAGGAATTTGACAATCAGGTCGAAAGACAAATTTATGCAGTGGCAGGTTCTCTTGAAGGAATGGTAAATGGCTTTGAGTTTGCTAAGGCTGTGGTCACTTATTGGAAGGCCTATAAACAGGATGATACGGCACTGAAATCAAATGTTCTCAAGTGGTTTAGAGGAGAATATCCCACCAGGAAAGAGGCAAAAGAGGAGCTGGGAATCAATTTTATTGTCAATGATGAGACTTGGTACGACTTTTTAAAGATATTTGCCGCATTTCTGGTAGGAGCCGGGTATAAAGGAATGCTTGTGATTATAGACGAGCTGGTGAATATCTTTAAAATACCGAACTCCATCACCAGAGCAAACAATTATGAGAAAATCCTTACGATGTATAATGATGTATTACAAGGTAAAGCAAGCCATATCGGCTTCCTTATGGGGGGAACACCTCAATGCATCGAGGATAAATATAAAGGTGTCTTCAGCTATGAAGCTCTGCGTTCACGTTTAGCGGAGGGGCATTTTGCTACCGCAGATGTCAAGGATTTGTCAGCACCCATCATCCGACTGCAGATGCTGTCACAGGAGGAGATGTATGTGCTGGTGGAGAAGCTTATGAACATTCATGCACAGCTCTACAATTACACCTCGACCTTATCCCACGATGAATTGGTTTATTTCTTAACGGTAGAATATAATCGTGTGGGAGCCCAGACACATATTACTCCCCGTGAAATTATCCGGGACTTCATTGAATTAATCAATATCCTGCATCAGAATCCACAGAAAAGTGTTTCTGAGATATTAGGTGACAATAGCTTTGAAATGGCCAAAGGCGGGGTATCGGACGAAGTCATACACAGTGAATTCCAAGAATTTGAGGTATAATGAGTATGGATGTTTTTAACAGGCTTGCGCCATTTATACAAGAGTTTATTTATCAAAACAAGTGGGAAGAACTACGCGGTAACCAGGTGGCTGCCTGTGAGGTTATTTTTGACACGGATGACAATCTGCTGCTGTCTTCCGGAACTGCCTCCGGTAAGACCGAGGCAGCCTTTCTGCCGGTGCTTACTGAATTATATAATAAACCGTCAAGCTCAGTGGGGGTCATGTACATATCACCTCTTAAGGCTTTGATAAATGACCAGTTCAAACGATTGGAACAGATGCTCCTTGATTCTAACATCCCCGTTACGAAATGGCATGGCGATGCATCGCAGACTCAAAAGAATAAGCTTATTAAAAATCCGGAGGGGCTGCTGCAAATAACACCGGAGTCATTGGAAAGTCTGATTACCAATAAACGTAGCGCCTGCCTGTCCTTGTTCTCTGATCTGCGGTTTGTTATCATCGACGAAGTCCATTACTTTATGAGGGATGTGAGAGGCTTGCAGCTGCTCTGTGTTCTTGAGCGACTGAAACAACTGACAAGCGTAAATCCAAGGCGTATAGGCTTATCTGCGACTTTGGGAGACGTTTCCCTGGCGCAGAACTGGCTGAATATGGGGACGGGACGGGAATGTGCTGCTCCCATTGTGGAAGAAGGAAAGAAGCGTATCAGGCTTCATATCGAACGGTTTGTAAATTATGCGGAAGAACGGGATCTTATAACAAGAGACGGAAGCGGTAAGGTCGTCGATGTCAACTCCGGAGATATAGGCGACAGAGAGCATTACGAATACCTTTTCAGACAAACCCTGGATAAAAAGACGATAATTTTCACCAACAGCCGGGAGGAGACGGAATTTGTACTTGCTCATTTAAGAGAAATTGCGTTGAAGAATAAAGCCCCGGATGTTTATCGGGTTCATCACGGTAATGTTTCGGCTCTGCTGCGGGAAAACACAGAAGATGAAATGAAATCTGCTGATGAAAAGATTGTGACGGGAGCAACGGTTACACTGGAGCTTGGAATTGATATAGGTTCCCTTGACCAAGCAGTTCAGGTTGGGGCACCACTCAATGTCTCCAGCTTTGCGCAGCGTTTAGGCCGGTGCGGAAGACGTGGACAGGTTCCTCAACTGCTATTTACCTTTGTAGAGAGTATACGAATAAATTCCGCAGATATTCTAGGCCCTATTAATTGGGAATTTATACGGACTATCAGCATCATCGAGCTTTATGTTAAAGATCACTGGATGGAGCCCATCCCGCCGGCCCATCATGCCTATAATCTTTTGTATCACCAGACGATGAGCTGCTTAAAAAGTAATGGTGAGATGTCTCCGGCAGGACTTGCCCAGTCGATTCTGACCTTGGGCTGCTTCAAAAATATCCCTCAGGAGGATTATAAATATCTGCTATCCCATATGATCAACATAGATCAACTGCAGCGTACGGAGCATGGTGGTTTGATTATCGGACGTGAAGGCGAAAAGATTGTAAACAGTCATAAATTTCTGACGGTTTTCCTGGCACCAGAATATCTCCTTGTAAAAGATGAAAACCGCACCATAGGTACAGTGGATAAAGTTTACCCGGTGGGTACCCGCTTTGCTTTGGCAGGCATCGCATGGGAGACCGTGGATGTAAATGAGAAATCGAAGGTTATCTTTGTAAAAAGAGTTCCCGGTGTATCGGTGGTGGACTGGAATGTGGATTTTAATGCCGAACTTCATACCGTTCTTGTCCGTAAGGTACGCAGTGTTTTAAAAGAGAATGATTCGTATCCCTATTTAAGTGTCCGCTGCCGGGAAAGATTAACTGAAATTCAATACATTGCCCGAAACAGCGGAATCCTTGATAATCTCGTTACCCCATTATCAGACAGAAAATATGCTGTCTTCCCCTGGGTGGGAACAAGACAACTAATAACCTTGAATTACGCTTTACGGCAAAGAAAAATAAAGAGTAAACATCCCTGGATTACCTGTGTTTATCTTGAGGTTATATTTGAGGGAACAAAAGAAGAACTCAGTAATGTCATATACGATATCCTTCATCGTGAGCTTAACCTTTATGACCTGCCATTACCTGATAAGGTGCAGATTGATGGGAAGTACAATGAGTTCATTCCACCAGAGCTTCTTCGTAAGCAATTCATTGAAGATTTTCTTGATTTTGAAGGATTAAAGAAAGCGATGTTATGATTTAAAGAAAGCGATGTTTGATTTTATCTTTTAAGAAATGAAAAGGTGGTTTCATTATTCTGTAATCTGTGGAATGAAACCACCTTTTCCTAGTTATTTAGCGAGTTCAAGAAGTGCATTTGCTACGAGGTCTAATTGTGCTGACCAGGAATAGATGTCATTTTGATACATATATGGTTCAGAAAATAACATGATATTTCCTGCTTGTACGGCTGGAACGGACTGCCATATGGGATTATCTACAATCAGCTTATAATTATTATCATATTCCGTAACCAAAATATAATCCCCCATATACTGTGGAACAGTTTCAAAGGAGAGAGTTGCACCCCAATCTACCCCGGATTCTATCTCTTTTAAAGCCAGCTCTGTCTGAGGAAGTTCCAATGCACCAAATAGAATCTGCCCGCCCAGATTGTTGCTCCAACGCACACCAATCTTATTCTCACCCTGAACCCTGATGACGCTGAAGGTTTTCTCATACAGTCCGGCAGCCTTTAGTTTTTCTTTATAATCAGCCGCTTTCTCATAAAAAGCAGTAACAAGGCTTATACCTTCTTCTGGTGTTTTTCCCAGCGCTTCCGCAATCAAAGAAAGTCGTTCCTCTTCTGTAAGATTATTAGAAGGTACATAGACAGTTGGTGCAATTTTAGATAACTGTTCATAATTATCTTCATATAGAGTTAGGATTAAATCCGGTTTTTCAGCCATAATAAATTCGGGCTCCCATTTTTCCAGTATAGTGGTAGCTGCTATTAAATCTCTATAAGCTACGTCCTTTGAACCATAGTCTTCAACTGCTGCAGGGATCACTCCAAGAGCTACAATATCCCCAACTAAACCACAATCAGTAATAACACGTTTCGGATTAAGTGGTATTTCGACATTTCCGTTTAAGGTACTGAGTATTTTTGTTTCTGTTTTTGCAGGAGATTCTTTAATTTTTTCGTGTACCTGATTGTCTGCTGGTTGTGCGTTTGTTGTTTGTGTGTCTGTTGCTGAACCGCCTACAGGACTTGAAGCTGGAGTTGAGCAGGCGGAAAAAAGAGTTATGAAAGAAAACATGGCAGCAACTACAGCAGCTTTGTTTTTAAAATGTTTTAACATAAATTGAGCTCCTTCTGGATTTGGTTTGTTATGACTAACTAGACATGCTACATTATAGAGAGAAGGTTCAGGTATTTCCATGTATGTATATTTCTTATCCCATGTAAGATTCTTTCTTAAAGTTACGGGTGAGATTCCAGTAAGCTTTTTAAAGGAGCTGCTAAGATGAAATTCATCATAAAATCCAGTGAATCTGGCAATTTCCCTAAGTGAATAGCTGCTTTCAAGTATATATTGCCTGGCTTTTTCCACGCGGATGTTTAATAGATAACTCTGAAAGGAGCTTCCGGTACTTTTTTTGAAGAGTCTGTAAAAATGGCTGTAGCTGATACCAATCTATTGGCATATATCCTGAATCGAGATATGAGATGCATAATTTTCTTCCAGATAATGTATTGTCATACCAACAATGTCCGTATCGAATTTTAAGATACTGGTACGTGACAGCTCATGATATACTTCATATGTAAATTGATAAAACAAGGATTTAATATAAAATTTGTTTTGTGGAGCAGACAGGTGCCAGTGTTCGTACATTTTACATAAGAGCTCTGAAAATAGAACCGGATTTTGAGGTGTGAAGCCATAGTGCAGCTGATATGGGTTAATGCGTTTAAGTAGCTTTCTCAATTCTTCCTGGTGAAACTGCGTTTCACCGGCTTTGTAGA from Anaerocolumna sp. AGMB13020 encodes the following:
- a CDS encoding ATP-binding protein, with the protein product MASQVPNRIANILINALKGGVVPRVGLEYITVGRTQEIAAILHDIEMIEEGSASFRFIVGKYGSGKSFLLQTIRNYATAKGFVVVDADLSPERRFAGTKGQGLATYKELIQNLSTKSKPDGGALPLILEKWISGIQANVKAQSSVSEEEFDNQVERQIYAVAGSLEGMVNGFEFAKAVVTYWKAYKQDDTALKSNVLKWFRGEYPTRKEAKEELGINFIVNDETWYDFLKIFAAFLVGAGYKGMLVIIDELVNIFKIPNSITRANNYEKILTMYNDVLQGKASHIGFLMGGTPQCIEDKYKGVFSYEALRSRLAEGHFATADVKDLSAPIIRLQMLSQEEMYVLVEKLMNIHAQLYNYTSTLSHDELVYFLTVEYNRVGAQTHITPREIIRDFIELINILHQNPQKSVSEILGDNSFEMAKGGVSDEVIHSEFQEFEV
- a CDS encoding DEAD/DEAH box helicase, giving the protein MSMDVFNRLAPFIQEFIYQNKWEELRGNQVAACEVIFDTDDNLLLSSGTASGKTEAAFLPVLTELYNKPSSSVGVMYISPLKALINDQFKRLEQMLLDSNIPVTKWHGDASQTQKNKLIKNPEGLLQITPESLESLITNKRSACLSLFSDLRFVIIDEVHYFMRDVRGLQLLCVLERLKQLTSVNPRRIGLSATLGDVSLAQNWLNMGTGRECAAPIVEEGKKRIRLHIERFVNYAEERDLITRDGSGKVVDVNSGDIGDREHYEYLFRQTLDKKTIIFTNSREETEFVLAHLREIALKNKAPDVYRVHHGNVSALLRENTEDEMKSADEKIVTGATVTLELGIDIGSLDQAVQVGAPLNVSSFAQRLGRCGRRGQVPQLLFTFVESIRINSADILGPINWEFIRTISIIELYVKDHWMEPIPPAHHAYNLLYHQTMSCLKSNGEMSPAGLAQSILTLGCFKNIPQEDYKYLLSHMINIDQLQRTEHGGLIIGREGEKIVNSHKFLTVFLAPEYLLVKDENRTIGTVDKVYPVGTRFALAGIAWETVDVNEKSKVIFVKRVPGVSVVDWNVDFNAELHTVLVRKVRSVLKENDSYPYLSVRCRERLTEIQYIARNSGILDNLVTPLSDRKYAVFPWVGTRQLITLNYALRQRKIKSKHPWITCVYLEVIFEGTKEELSNVIYDILHRELNLYDLPLPDKVQIDGKYNEFIPPELLRKQFIEDFLDFEGLKKAML
- a CDS encoding ABC transporter substrate-binding protein — encoded protein: MLKHFKNKAAVVAAMFSFITLFSACSTPASSPVGGSATDTQTTNAQPADNQVHEKIKESPAKTETKILSTLNGNVEIPLNPKRVITDCGLVGDIVALGVIPAAVEDYGSKDVAYRDLIAATTILEKWEPEFIMAEKPDLILTLYEDNYEQLSKIAPTVYVPSNNLTEEERLSLIAEALGKTPEEGISLVTAFYEKAADYKEKLKAAGLYEKTFSVIRVQGENKIGVRWSNNLGGQILFGALELPQTELALKEIESGVDWGATLSFETVPQYMGDYILVTEYDNNYKLIVDNPIWQSVPAVQAGNIMLFSEPYMYQNDIYSWSAQLDLVANALLELAK